From a region of the Streptomyces tirandamycinicus genome:
- a CDS encoding L,D-transpeptidase, which produces MNGQPISGAAVRTGRRRGRTALPALAMGALLLLVSACGGGSDRPAGAGKKAEDAGKVGTAASQAVVTVAPKDGAKAVATSGTLKVTADRGRLTEVAVKDDKGNAVEGRIAAGGASWEPLQHLASATKYRVHAVAEDAEGRESAKDTTFTTLVPKNTFIGHYTPENGSTVGVGMPVSINFTRGITDPEAVEKAIKVTAEPSVPIEGHWFGNDRLDFRPEKYWAAGTKVTVRLNLDGVEGRPGVYGKQAKTVSFTIGRSQVSTVDAKAHTMKVVRDGELIKTIPITAGAPSTTTYNGQMVISEKYKVTRMNGATVGFGGEYDIKDVPHAMRLSTSGTFMHGNYWASRGTFGSANVSHGCVGLRDVRGAYDSGTPAAWMFNNSIIGDVVVVKNSKDKQIAPDNGLNGWNMPWAEWIG; this is translated from the coding sequence GTGAACGGGCAGCCGATATCGGGGGCAGCGGTCAGGACGGGCCGGCGACGCGGGCGCACCGCGCTGCCGGCCCTCGCCATGGGTGCGCTGCTGCTGCTGGTGTCCGCCTGCGGCGGCGGCTCCGACCGCCCGGCCGGCGCCGGCAAGAAAGCCGAGGACGCCGGCAAGGTCGGCACGGCGGCGTCGCAGGCGGTCGTGACCGTCGCGCCCAAGGACGGGGCGAAGGCGGTCGCCACCAGCGGCACGCTCAAGGTGACGGCCGACCGGGGCAGGCTGACCGAGGTCGCCGTCAAGGACGACAAGGGCAACGCGGTCGAGGGGAGGATCGCGGCGGGCGGTGCGAGCTGGGAGCCGCTGCAGCACCTCGCGTCGGCCACCAAGTACCGGGTGCACGCCGTGGCCGAGGACGCCGAGGGCCGCGAGTCCGCGAAGGACACGACCTTCACCACGCTCGTCCCCAAGAACACCTTCATCGGCCACTACACCCCCGAGAACGGCTCCACGGTCGGCGTCGGCATGCCCGTCTCCATCAACTTCACCCGCGGCATCACCGACCCCGAGGCCGTCGAGAAGGCCATCAAGGTCACCGCCGAGCCGTCGGTGCCGATCGAGGGGCACTGGTTCGGCAACGACCGCCTGGACTTCCGCCCCGAGAAGTACTGGGCCGCGGGTACCAAGGTGACGGTCCGGCTCAACCTGGACGGTGTCGAGGGCCGGCCCGGCGTGTACGGCAAGCAGGCCAAGACGGTCTCCTTCACCATCGGCCGCAGCCAGGTCTCCACCGTCGACGCCAAGGCCCACACCATGAAGGTGGTGCGCGACGGCGAACTGATCAAGACCATCCCGATCACCGCGGGCGCCCCGTCGACCACGACGTACAACGGCCAGATGGTCATCAGCGAGAAGTACAAGGTGACGCGGATGAACGGCGCCACCGTGGGCTTCGGCGGCGAGTACGACATCAAGGACGTCCCGCACGCCATGCGCCTGTCGACGTCCGGCACCTTCATGCACGGCAACTACTGGGCCTCCCGCGGCACCTTCGGCTCGGCGAACGTCAGCCACGGCTGCGTCGGTCTGCGCGATGTGCGAGGCGCCTACGACAGCGGTACCCCGGCCGCGTGGATGTTCAACAACTCGATCATCGGCGACGTGGTGGTCGTGAAGAACTCCAAGGACAAGCAGATCGCCCCCGACAACGGCCTGAACGGCTGGAACATGCCCTGGGCGGAGTGGATCGGATAG
- a CDS encoding enoyl-CoA hydratase/isomerase family protein: MTVTLEVSEGVGTIRLDRPPMNALDIATQDRLRELAAEATDRDDVRAVILYGGEKVFAAGADIKEMQVMDHAAMVKRSKALQDSFTAVARIPKPVVAAVTGYALGGGCELALCADYRIAADNARLGQPEILLGLIPGAGGTQRLARLVGPSRAKDLIFTGRHVKADEALAIGLVDRVVPAAEVHGQAHAWAAKLAQGPALALRAAKESVDAGLETDIDTGLAIERNWFAGLFATEDRERGMRSFVEEGPGKAKFL, from the coding sequence ATGACAGTCACTCTCGAAGTCTCCGAAGGCGTCGGCACCATCCGCCTGGACCGCCCCCCGATGAACGCCCTGGACATCGCGACCCAGGACCGGCTGCGCGAACTGGCCGCCGAGGCGACCGACCGGGACGACGTGCGCGCCGTGATCCTCTACGGCGGGGAGAAGGTGTTCGCGGCCGGAGCGGACATCAAGGAGATGCAGGTGATGGACCACGCCGCGATGGTGAAGCGGTCGAAGGCCCTGCAGGACTCCTTCACCGCCGTCGCGCGCATCCCCAAGCCCGTCGTCGCGGCCGTGACCGGCTACGCCCTGGGCGGCGGCTGCGAGCTGGCGCTCTGCGCCGACTACCGGATCGCGGCGGACAACGCCAGGCTGGGCCAGCCGGAGATCCTGCTCGGCCTGATCCCCGGCGCCGGCGGCACCCAGCGGCTGGCCCGGCTGGTGGGCCCGTCCAGGGCCAAGGACCTCATCTTCACCGGCCGCCATGTGAAGGCGGACGAGGCGCTGGCCATCGGGCTGGTCGACCGCGTCGTACCGGCCGCCGAGGTCCACGGGCAGGCGCACGCCTGGGCCGCGAAGCTGGCCCAGGGGCCGGCGCTGGCGCTGCGGGCGGCCAAGGAGTCCGTGGACGCCGGGCTCGAGACGGACATCGACACCGGACTCGCGATCGAACGGAACTGGTTCGCGGGTCTGTTCGCGACCGAGGACCGCGAGCGCGGGATGCGGAGCTTCGTCGAGGAGGGCCCGGGGAAGGCCAAGTTCCTGTGA